TCTTAAATCATTAGCGGTATCATACCGGTGCTATTACATACAAAATAGTGATAGATTACACGGATGCCAATTAATTACCCTGAAAAAATAAAACAAGCACCCGTCTACGATGTAGCGCAACGCACCCCCTTAGAAAAAGCAGAAAAACTGTCGCTTACACTGAACAATACTGTGTTACTAAAACGAGAAGACCTGCAACCCGTTTTTTCTTTTAAATTGCGTGGTGCCTACAATAAGATGGTCAATCTTACCGCGCCCGAACGAAAGTGCGGCGTCATAGCCGCCTCGGCAGGAAATCATGCGCAAGGTGTGGCACTTGCCGCGCAGCGTTTGCAAATTTCAGCAACCATTGTTATGCCACGCACCACACCGGCGATCAAGGTTAATGCTGTCAACGAACTCGGTGCCAAAGTCATCCTTCATGGTGACACCTATGATGAAGCCTATCAACACGCAACAGCACACGCACAATCAGCAAGGCTGACGTTTATCCATCCTTATGATGACCCAGATATTATTGCTGGCCAAGGCACCGTCGGCTTAGAGATACTTGAGCAACGTCGACAAGATGATATCTATGCCATTTTTGTCCCAGTTGGTGGTGGTGGACTTATCGCTGGTATCGCTGCTTACGTTAAACATCTGCGACCAGCAATAAAAATTATTGGTGTCGAACCAAACGATGCCGCGTGCATGCAACAAGCACTGCTGCATAAAAAACGTGTTGTACTCGATGAAGTCGGCATTTTTGCAGACGGTGTTGCCGTGCGACAAGTGGGCAAAGAGCCATTTCGCATTGCAAGCGAGCTTGTCGATAGCGTTATTACCGTTAATAGCGATGAAATTTGTGCGGCAATCATGGATATTTTCGATGATACCCGCTCAATCACTGAACCGGCGGGTGCATTGGCCATTGCTGGGTTAAAAAAATATCTTGCCGGCGCAAATTGTCATAATCAGACCTTAGTTGCTATCGCCAGCGGTGCCAATATGAACTTTGATCGGCTGCGCTATATCGCTGAGCGTGCTGAACTAGGCGAGCAACGCGAAGCGCTATTTGCTGTCACCATTGTAGAAGAGCCTGGCAGTTTTCATAAATTTTGTCATGCAATCGGTGATCGTAGTATTACTGAATTTAATTATCGCTTTAGTGATAAACATCAAGCACAGGTTTTCGTCGGCGTACAGATCAGTAAAGGTAAAACAGAAAAACAGGCATTATTTCAACAACTGCGACACCATGGCTATCCATTGATTGATATGTCGAACAATGAAACAGCCAAACTGCATGTCCGCTACATGATTGGTGGTTACGCCAAACTCAGCAACGAACACCTGTATCGCTTTGAGTTTCCTGAACGACCTGGCGCGCTATTACAGTTTTTGAGCACTATTGGCAACGAATGGAATATTAGTTTATTTCATTATCGTAATCATGGCGCGGCGCATGGGAGAATATTGATGGGCATACAAGTGGAGCCAAATCAGCTTGAAAAACTGCATCGCTTTTTAACAAAACTCAACTATCCATACAAAGAAGAGACAGACAACC
This genomic stretch from Gammaproteobacteria bacterium harbors:
- the ilvA gene encoding threonine ammonia-lyase, biosynthetic; protein product: MPINYPEKIKQAPVYDVAQRTPLEKAEKLSLTLNNTVLLKREDLQPVFSFKLRGAYNKMVNLTAPERKCGVIAASAGNHAQGVALAAQRLQISATIVMPRTTPAIKVNAVNELGAKVILHGDTYDEAYQHATAHAQSARLTFIHPYDDPDIIAGQGTVGLEILEQRRQDDIYAIFVPVGGGGLIAGIAAYVKHLRPAIKIIGVEPNDAACMQQALLHKKRVVLDEVGIFADGVAVRQVGKEPFRIASELVDSVITVNSDEICAAIMDIFDDTRSITEPAGALAIAGLKKYLAGANCHNQTLVAIASGANMNFDRLRYIAERAELGEQREALFAVTIVEEPGSFHKFCHAIGDRSITEFNYRFSDKHQAQVFVGVQISKGKTEKQALFQQLRHHGYPLIDMSNNETAKLHVRYMIGGYAKLSNEHLYRFEFPERPGALLQFLSTIGNEWNISLFHYRNHGAAHGRILMGIQVEPNQLEKLHRFLTKLNYPYKEETDNPAYRQFLCKTSN